In the Desulfitobacterium hafniense DCB-2 genome, CGGCTAAGCTCTATGAGTATGCTCAAACTCAAAACGTCTATGATGCAAAGCAGCTTTATCTGGCTTCAGGTCAGCACTATCCCGACGCCATGGTAGGAACCGTTCTTGCTGCCAAGAATAACTCGGCCCTGCTGATTACGAAAAGTTATACTTTGCCTGAGTCCATCGCTCCGATTTTTAGCCCGGATAAGCTTGCCGCTATGGAGGTCTTTATTCTGGGTGGCACAGGTGTGGTTTCGGGGAAAATTCAGGCTGAACTGGAAGGCAAAGATTTTATTAAGAACCTGCTGATTGGCAAAACTGTGGTTGTGGATCCCGGTCATGGGTCTCCGGACCCGGGAGCCATCGGACCCGGCGGCTCCAAAGAGAAGGATAATAATTTGGCTATTGCCCGGTATCTGGCCGTGGAGCTGGAAGCGGCCGGAGCCAAGGTGGTCTTGACCCGCAACGATGACAACTCTCCGGCTTATGCTCCGGGAACACCCTACACGCAAAGAGGGGACCTGCAAAAACGTGTGGATATCGCCAATGAAAACAATGCGGATCTCTTCATCAGTATTCATAATGACTCCTGGCAAACGGCTCAGGGCACGACGACCTTCTACTCCTCGGAAAACCCCAGTGGTTCTCCCAGCTACAAACTGGCCCAATATATTCAAAGCGGGTTAACCCAGGAGATTGGCACCAAAAATCTTGGTGTTAAGGATTCGCGGCTTTATGTGCTGAGGAACAATACCATGCCGGCAGTTCTGGTGGAAGTAGCTTTTATCTCTCACCCAACCGAGGAGAAACAGCTCAGTGACAACGCTTTTAGAGAGAAAGCCGCACAGGGAATAAGTCAAGGAGTTCAAGCCTATATCCGTTACCTTGAAAGAGTTTAAATAAACCCGGCAAAGAAGAGGGAGCCGCAAACGTTTAGGCATAAACGTTTTGCGGCTCCTTCCTTAGGTATAGGTTGGAATATATATGATTTTTTAGGGATGTGTTGTTGCTGTTTTTGTATCTTCGGATACAGGTCAGGCCATCATTGACCTGTTTAGGAAAGCGCAAGTCAAACTGCCGTAAAGAGTCAGAAAATGCGCCTGCTAAGGTACCGAGCGGAGTTTCACTAGCTCATGATAATGCCCCTGTTTTTGAACAAGCAGAATTTGCATCTCAAATAACATTATTATGTTATAAATAGGAATTCAATCAAGCTTCCAAAGGAAGTTTCAGAGAAGCTGAAATTGAAAGAAGGAATGGAACTTAGGGTTATTTCAGACGAAGTCGATGGTGTACTAATATTGAAGGTTGTGGAAGGAAAAAACAAAGATTTTTCAGGTATTAAAGGGGTCGGAAAAGA is a window encoding:
- a CDS encoding N-acetylmuramoyl-L-alanine amidase, with amino-acid sequence MQWKRISFLSLTVILLLNLFPFTVFGAEATAESSATGAATIRLYGKDRTATSIAASQQGWTTSETVILNELNNYADAIAATPLAVGLDAPVLLTYGAHLDPRVKEELKRLEAKKVILLGGNGRLSTYLEKELTELNYQWERIGGQDRYETSTLIAAKVPSDTMILVNGDDFPDALSAASYAGSQQIPILLMSNPEFPQSVSDYYQQHRPSQVIVVGGDGVVPDQLLEEQNIPVSQRLGGQDRYESAAKLYEYAQTQNVYDAKQLYLASGQHYPDAMVGTVLAAKNNSALLITKSYTLPESIAPIFSPDKLAAMEVFILGGTGVVSGKIQAELEGKDFIKNLLIGKTVVVDPGHGSPDPGAIGPGGSKEKDNNLAIARYLAVELEAAGAKVVLTRNDDNSPAYAPGTPYTQRGDLQKRVDIANENNADLFISIHNDSWQTAQGTTTFYSSENPSGSPSYKLAQYIQSGLTQEIGTKNLGVKDSRLYVLRNNTMPAVLVEVAFISHPTEEKQLSDNAFREKAAQGISQGVQAYIRYLERV